In Rhodothermus bifroesti, a single genomic region encodes these proteins:
- a CDS encoding NAD(P)(+) transhydrogenase (Re/Si-specific) subunit beta: MKTTLIDLSYLIAAALFIFGLKRLQSPKTARGGNLIAALGMLLAVVATLFLHRIITPIEMLAGLVLGSAIGAVLALRVPMTAMPEMVAAFNGFGGLASALVAIAEVARYLIPETTGLAALLPLPVEQPPFDVQLAITVVLSILIGMVTFSGSFVAFGKLGGYITGNPVLFPGLRLLTLLVALGTLVSMGFVIAGAETFPLIADPVVGGMVALAGLALVLGVLLVIPIGGADMPVVVSLLNSYSGLAAAATGFVLDNTALIVSGALVGASGLILTRIMCEAMNRSLLNVLLGGFGGEAGEGSAVATAEGKTVQEATVEDAAILLAYANKVIIAPGYGMAVAQAQHQVRELADLLQERGVEVKYAIHPVAGRMPGHMNVLLAEANVPYDQLYEMDEINDEFESADVALVIGANDVVNPAARYDKSSPIYGMPILNVDRAKTVLVLKRSMRPGYSGIENELFYLPNTRMLFGDARESLTKLISEIKAL; encoded by the coding sequence ATGAAAACAACCCTGATTGATCTTAGCTATTTGATTGCAGCCGCCCTGTTTATTTTTGGCCTGAAGCGTCTTCAATCTCCTAAAACTGCCCGTGGGGGCAATCTGATTGCGGCGCTGGGGATGTTGCTGGCGGTGGTGGCAACGTTGTTTTTGCATCGGATTATCACGCCCATCGAGATGCTCGCTGGGCTGGTGCTTGGCAGCGCCATTGGGGCTGTCTTAGCCTTGCGTGTGCCCATGACGGCGATGCCCGAAATGGTGGCTGCATTTAACGGATTTGGCGGATTGGCTTCTGCCCTGGTGGCGATTGCCGAGGTGGCTCGCTATCTCATCCCAGAAACAACGGGATTGGCTGCATTACTACCGCTTCCTGTGGAGCAGCCGCCCTTTGACGTGCAATTGGCCATCACCGTGGTGCTTAGCATACTCATTGGGATGGTTACGTTTTCGGGAAGCTTCGTAGCTTTCGGCAAGCTGGGGGGCTACATTACGGGCAACCCAGTGCTGTTCCCCGGGTTGCGGCTGCTGACGCTTTTGGTTGCGCTGGGCACGTTGGTGTCGATGGGGTTTGTGATCGCAGGGGCCGAAACCTTTCCACTGATTGCTGATCCAGTTGTCGGTGGGATGGTCGCGCTTGCTGGACTAGCCCTGGTGCTGGGTGTGCTGCTGGTGATCCCAATTGGTGGAGCCGATATGCCGGTGGTGGTCTCGCTCTTGAACTCTTACTCTGGTTTGGCGGCTGCTGCGACCGGTTTTGTCTTAGATAACACGGCACTGATCGTGAGCGGTGCGCTGGTGGGTGCTTCGGGCTTGATTCTGACGCGTATCATGTGCGAAGCAATGAACCGCTCGTTGCTGAATGTGCTCTTGGGAGGGTTTGGCGGCGAGGCTGGCGAAGGAAGTGCTGTGGCGACGGCTGAAGGTAAGACGGTGCAGGAGGCTACGGTGGAAGATGCGGCTATTTTACTGGCTTATGCCAACAAGGTGATTATTGCACCAGGCTATGGCATGGCTGTAGCGCAGGCGCAACATCAGGTGCGCGAGTTGGCCGATTTACTGCAGGAACGAGGCGTTGAAGTTAAGTATGCTATTCATCCGGTAGCTGGGCGGATGCCGGGCCACATGAACGTTCTGTTGGCTGAAGCCAACGTGCCTTACGACCAGCTTTATGAAATGGACGAAATCAACGATGAGTTTGAGAGTGCCGATGTGGCGCTAGTAATTGGGGCGAACGATGTGGTGAATCCTGCCGCCCGCTACGATAAAAGTAGTCCGATCTATGGGATGCCGATTTTGAACGTAGACCGTGCTAAGACCGTTCTGGTGCTTAAGCGAAGCATGCGTCCTGGCTACTCGGGTATTGAGAACGAGCTGTTCTACTTGCCCAATACACGGATGCTTTTTGGGGATGCCCGAGAGTCGCTGACCAAGCTAATCAGTGAAATCAAGGCGTTGTAG
- a CDS encoding NAD(P) transhydrogenase subunit alpha → MLDNLIIFVLAAFVGFEVISKVPQTLHTPLMSGSNAISGITIVGALVVAGMIGGTWSKWLGLLALIAATINVVGGFLVTDRMLQMFKARQPEQKAQASEKQAASVA, encoded by the coding sequence ATGCTGGACAACCTGATCATCTTCGTACTGGCCGCTTTTGTTGGCTTTGAGGTTATTAGTAAAGTGCCCCAAACGTTGCATACCCCGCTTATGTCGGGGTCAAATGCCATCAGTGGCATTACGATTGTCGGTGCCTTGGTGGTCGCGGGTATGATTGGGGGCACCTGGTCTAAATGGTTAGGACTGCTGGCCTTGATTGCGGCGACGATCAACGTGGTCGGGGGATTTTTGGTGACCGACCGCATGTTGCAAATGTTCAAAGCCCGTCAGCCAGAGCAAAAAGCCCAGGCCTCTGAAAAACAAGCCGCTTCTGTGGCTTAA
- a CDS encoding Re/Si-specific NAD(P)(+) transhydrogenase subunit alpha, producing MALRIGVPAETAVGERRVALVPEVVRRLVQQGMEVWVAKGAGTGAYFPDAAYADVGARMVSQEEAWGADVVVHVQPPSEEEIALMRSGSVLIGFLSPLDQPEVADRLARQGVVALAMELVPRISRAQKMDALSAMAAVAGYKAVLIAANLLPKFFPLLTTAAGTVRPASVLVLGAGVAGLQAIATARRLGARVSAYDIRDVVKEEVQSLGATFVELPFEVPDAQDVSGYAKALAEEKQRQQAQLLVPHIGRADVVISTAQVPGRRAPVLITEEAVAAMQPGSVIIDLAAPNGGNCVLTQPGETVIHNGVQIVGPLNLPAEMPVHASQMYARTLLAMIQEFATPEGFKPNFEDEIFRGVCLTYNGEVVNERVRALLAA from the coding sequence ATGGCATTACGAATTGGTGTACCGGCTGAAACGGCGGTAGGGGAGCGGCGGGTGGCTTTGGTTCCAGAGGTAGTGCGGCGTCTGGTGCAACAGGGCATGGAAGTCTGGGTGGCCAAGGGGGCGGGCACGGGGGCTTATTTTCCCGATGCGGCCTATGCGGACGTCGGGGCCCGCATGGTCTCGCAAGAAGAAGCTTGGGGGGCCGACGTGGTGGTGCACGTGCAGCCACCTTCAGAAGAAGAAATTGCCCTCATGCGGTCGGGCAGTGTGTTGATTGGTTTTCTGAGCCCGTTGGATCAGCCTGAAGTGGCCGATCGCTTGGCGCGACAGGGGGTTGTTGCCCTAGCCATGGAGCTGGTCCCCCGCATCTCACGTGCCCAGAAAATGGACGCGCTTTCGGCTATGGCTGCTGTAGCTGGTTACAAGGCCGTGCTGATTGCTGCCAACCTGTTGCCCAAGTTTTTCCCGCTGCTGACAACCGCAGCCGGAACGGTGCGTCCGGCCAGCGTGCTGGTTTTGGGCGCTGGGGTTGCTGGTTTGCAGGCCATCGCCACGGCCCGACGCCTGGGAGCGCGCGTTTCGGCCTACGACATTCGGGATGTGGTCAAAGAAGAAGTGCAAAGCCTAGGCGCCACGTTTGTCGAACTTCCATTTGAGGTGCCCGATGCCCAAGATGTTTCGGGCTATGCGAAAGCACTGGCTGAAGAAAAGCAGCGCCAGCAAGCCCAGCTCCTGGTACCCCATATTGGCCGGGCCGACGTGGTTATCAGCACGGCTCAGGTTCCCGGACGGCGTGCACCTGTACTGATCACCGAAGAAGCTGTAGCAGCCATGCAGCCCGGATCGGTGATTATCGATCTGGCTGCGCCCAACGGGGGCAACTGTGTGCTGACGCAACCGGGCGAAACCGTAATACATAACGGGGTCCAGATTGTTGGCCCCCTGAACCTGCCCGCTGAGATGCCCGTGCATGCCAGCCAGATGTACGCCCGCACGCTTTTGGCCATGATTCAGGAGTTTGCTACCCCCGAAGGCTTCAAGCCAAACTTTGAGGACGAAATCTTTCGTGGGGTATGCCTAACCTATAACGGTGAGGTGGTCAACGAGCGCGTACGCGCGTTGCTGGCTGCCTAA
- the serC gene encoding 3-phosphoserine/phosphohydroxythreonine transaminase — protein MTQPATLQTPVFRTATGRVYNFSAGPAVLPESVLLEVKEELPMYRQLGTSILEISHRSPEYTAIAESAKSLLRKLLGLDETWHVLFLQGGASLQFYQVPLNFLPPGGSADYLITGHWAKRAFQDAQLVGRVRVAASSEDRQFCAIPDPSSWDLDPQAAYLHFTSNNTIYGTQFPSEPEVSVPLVCDASSDFLSRRIDPRRYGLIYAGAQKNVGPAGVTLVLVREDFLQRRNQPLPPMLDYGVHAAKLFNTPPVFAVYIVEKVLRWLEGLGGLPAIEAINNRKAELLYRRIDQSDFYRGTAEPASRSKMNVTFRLPSETLEKQFIEEAQQAGLIGLKGHRLVGGLRASIYNACPIEAVEALISFMDYFEQRYG, from the coding sequence ATGACCCAACCTGCAACTTTACAAACCCCGGTATTTCGCACCGCTACTGGTCGGGTGTATAATTTTTCGGCAGGACCGGCGGTACTGCCCGAGTCGGTGCTGCTTGAAGTCAAAGAAGAGTTGCCAATGTACCGCCAGCTGGGCACCTCCATTTTAGAGATCAGCCACCGCTCGCCTGAATACACTGCTATCGCCGAGTCGGCCAAATCGCTTTTGCGCAAGCTTTTGGGACTCGATGAGACGTGGCATGTACTGTTTTTACAAGGAGGAGCTTCGCTGCAATTTTATCAAGTGCCCCTTAACTTTTTGCCCCCAGGAGGCTCGGCCGATTATTTGATCACCGGCCACTGGGCGAAACGGGCTTTTCAGGATGCCCAGCTTGTGGGACGCGTGCGTGTGGCGGCCAGCAGCGAAGATCGCCAGTTTTGCGCCATTCCAGATCCCTCAAGCTGGGATTTGGATCCGCAAGCGGCCTATCTGCACTTTACGTCCAACAATACGATCTATGGCACGCAGTTCCCGTCTGAGCCTGAAGTCAGCGTGCCGCTGGTGTGCGATGCGTCGAGTGACTTTCTCAGCCGGCGCATTGATCCCAGGCGGTATGGGCTAATCTATGCCGGTGCGCAGAAAAACGTGGGGCCCGCAGGCGTAACCCTTGTGCTTGTGCGCGAAGACTTTTTGCAGCGCCGCAATCAACCCCTACCCCCTATGCTGGACTATGGCGTTCATGCAGCCAAACTCTTCAATACGCCCCCTGTGTTTGCCGTTTACATCGTCGAAAAGGTGCTGCGCTGGCTGGAAGGCTTGGGCGGACTACCAGCCATTGAAGCCATCAACAATCGAAAAGCCGAGCTGCTTTACCGGCGCATTGATCAAAGTGATTTTTACCGGGGTACGGCCGAGCCAGCTTCGCGCTCAAAGATGAACGTGACGTTTCGCTTGCCCAGCGAAACGCTCGAAAAACAGTTCATCGAAGAAGCGCAGCAGGCCGGCCTTATCGGGCTTAAAGGACATCGGTTGGTTGGCGGATTGCGCGCATCGATCTACAATGCCTGCCCAATAGAAGCCGTCGAAGCTCTTATATCATTTATGGACTATTTTGAGCAAAGATATGGTTGA
- a CDS encoding phosphoglycerate dehydrogenase yields MKVLIADVLPSTCLEALRDRGFTVQVQTDAAHVALLEALSKERPQVLVVRSTEVTAAMMDAAPSLELIVRAGAGVDTIDVEAAAARGIFVANCPGKNAVAVAELTFGLMVALDRRIPDNVADARIGRWNKAAYSKAKGLKGRTLGVLGLGHIGREVVRRAHAFEMHVVAWSRSLTDALAQELGVVRARTPYELAAAADIVTVHLAATPETERLINRAFFEAMKPGAYFINTSRSTLVDEEALAWALEERGICAALDVIEGEPAAKSGPLHHPLAAHPNVYLTHHIGASTEQAQQAIADEVVRILQTYAETGRVLHCVNLELHSPATHVLTVRHLDKVGVLAAVLDEVRRAGWNVQEMENLIFSGARAACARIRFDGSPSAEVVRRIAAHPDVLAVSLIPLNP; encoded by the coding sequence ATGAAAGTACTGATTGCCGACGTTTTACCTTCTACCTGTCTGGAAGCGCTTCGAGATCGGGGTTTTACTGTGCAGGTGCAAACCGATGCTGCTCATGTTGCCCTTTTGGAAGCGCTTTCTAAAGAAAGACCCCAGGTGCTTGTGGTGCGTTCTACCGAGGTGACCGCTGCCATGATGGATGCGGCGCCCTCGCTGGAACTGATCGTGCGCGCTGGGGCTGGCGTTGACACCATCGACGTCGAAGCCGCTGCGGCTCGAGGAATTTTTGTAGCCAACTGTCCGGGCAAGAATGCCGTCGCTGTGGCCGAGTTAACGTTTGGACTTATGGTAGCGTTGGACCGACGTATTCCGGACAACGTGGCTGATGCGCGGATAGGGCGCTGGAACAAAGCAGCTTATAGCAAGGCCAAAGGTTTAAAGGGACGCACACTGGGCGTGCTGGGTTTGGGACATATTGGCCGCGAAGTCGTGCGCCGGGCCCATGCCTTCGAAATGCACGTGGTCGCCTGGAGTCGTTCTTTAACTGATGCGCTGGCGCAAGAGCTCGGCGTCGTGCGCGCCCGTACCCCTTACGAGCTAGCAGCTGCTGCCGACATTGTGACCGTTCATCTGGCTGCTACGCCAGAGACAGAGCGCCTAATTAATCGCGCTTTTTTTGAGGCTATGAAGCCCGGAGCCTATTTTATCAATACCAGCCGAAGCACGTTGGTTGATGAAGAAGCGTTGGCTTGGGCTTTGGAAGAACGTGGAATTTGCGCAGCGCTTGACGTCATCGAAGGCGAGCCAGCAGCCAAGTCGGGTCCGCTCCACCATCCATTGGCAGCACACCCGAACGTATACCTCACCCATCATATCGGGGCTTCTACCGAGCAGGCGCAGCAAGCCATTGCCGACGAAGTAGTGCGCATTCTTCAAACCTATGCCGAAACAGGCCGCGTGCTCCACTGCGTCAACCTCGAGCTCCACTCGCCAGCGACCCATGTGCTGACGGTACGTCACCTGGACAAAGTGGGTGTGCTGGCTGCTGTGCTCGACGAAGTGCGGCGGGCCGGATGGAACGTCCAAGAAATGGAAAATCTGATCTTCTCTGGAGCACGGGCAGCCTGTGCCCGCATTCGGTTTGACGGAAGCCCAAGTGCTGAGGTCGTTCGCCGCATTGCGGCACACCCAGACGTTCTGGCCGTTTCATTGATCCCGTTGAACCCTTAA